A stretch of the Flavobacterium sp. 5 genome encodes the following:
- a CDS encoding glycoside hydrolase: MKKYFVQIIAFSLINVALFGQEKSVSNNRIIKVDCNKSDGKMNMMFKECIGAGRANEGLRADWQQQLAMAKKECDFKYIRMHGLLTDDMAVYREDSKGNPEYNYQYIDALYDFLLSINVKPFVELGFMPNALASGSQTIFWWKGNVTPPKDYNKWGDLIKNLTQHFTERYGVQEVKTWYFEVWNEPNLTPGFWTGTQAEYFKLYEYAAKAIKSVNPAYKVGGPATAGAGWVPETIDFCTKNNVALDFISTHTYGVNQGFLDEFGTTGTVLSKDESSISGDVLNSRKQIANSAKPNLELHYTEWSSSYTPADAIHDSYHSAAYILQKLKQVGNAPTSMSYWTFTDIFEEAGPRFTPFHGGFGLLNTQGIKKPAYFSYSLMNKLGAIELKNTDTSSWATKNDKGDVQLLFWDFTYTLPDKINNQDYYIKDLASKSKGEVKIEVDGLKKGKYNLEIYKVGYKVNDAFADYLAMGKPSQLTLEQVKSIKQKNNGAPIATEKVNIDATGKYNKSYKINENDVVFFNFVKQ, from the coding sequence ATGAAAAAATATTTTGTACAAATTATAGCTTTCAGTTTAATCAATGTTGCATTGTTTGGACAAGAAAAATCCGTGTCAAATAATAGAATCATTAAAGTTGATTGTAATAAAAGCGACGGAAAAATGAACATGATGTTCAAGGAATGCATAGGAGCAGGCCGTGCCAACGAAGGTTTACGTGCAGATTGGCAACAGCAATTAGCTATGGCTAAAAAAGAATGTGATTTCAAATACATTCGTATGCATGGTTTATTGACCGATGATATGGCAGTTTATAGAGAAGATAGTAAAGGAAATCCAGAATACAATTATCAATATATTGATGCATTGTACGATTTTCTTTTGAGTATTAATGTTAAACCATTTGTAGAGTTAGGTTTTATGCCTAATGCTTTGGCTAGTGGAAGCCAGACTATTTTTTGGTGGAAAGGAAATGTTACTCCTCCAAAAGATTATAATAAATGGGGAGATTTAATTAAAAATCTAACGCAGCATTTTACGGAGCGTTATGGAGTTCAAGAAGTAAAAACATGGTATTTTGAAGTTTGGAACGAACCAAATTTAACTCCAGGTTTTTGGACTGGTACTCAAGCAGAATATTTCAAATTATACGAATATGCTGCAAAAGCTATCAAAAGTGTAAATCCAGCTTATAAAGTTGGAGGCCCTGCAACTGCCGGAGCTGGTTGGGTTCCAGAAACAATTGATTTTTGTACTAAAAATAATGTGGCATTAGATTTTATTTCAACGCATACTTATGGTGTAAATCAAGGTTTCTTAGATGAATTTGGAACTACAGGAACAGTTTTAAGTAAAGATGAATCAAGTATAAGTGGAGATGTTCTTAATTCTAGAAAGCAAATTGCAAATTCAGCTAAGCCAAACCTTGAACTGCATTATACAGAATGGAGTTCATCATACACTCCTGCAGATGCCATTCATGACAGTTATCATTCAGCAGCCTATATTCTTCAGAAATTAAAACAAGTAGGAAATGCTCCGACCTCAATGTCTTATTGGACTTTTACCGATATTTTTGAAGAAGCAGGTCCTAGATTTACACCTTTTCACGGAGGATTTGGATTACTGAATACACAGGGAATTAAAAAGCCTGCTTATTTCTCTTATTCGCTAATGAATAAATTAGGTGCAATCGAACTTAAAAATACAGATACTTCATCTTGGGCAACCAAAAATGATAAAGGAGATGTTCAGCTTTTATTTTGGGATTTCACTTATACACTCCCTGATAAGATAAACAATCAAGACTACTATATAAAAGATTTGGCTTCAAAATCAAAAGGAGAAGTGAAAATTGAAGTAGATGGATTGAAGAAAGGAAAATACAATTTGGAAATTTATAAAGTAGGCTATAAAGTGAATGATGCTTTTGCCGATTATTTAGCGATGGGCAAACCAAGTCAATTGACTTTAGAACAAGTAAAATCAATCAAACAAAAAAATAATGGTGCACCAATAGCAACTGAGAAAGTAAACATTGATGCGACTGGCAAGTATAATAAAAGTTACAAGATAAATGAGAACGATGTTGTCTTTTTCAATTTTGTAAAACAGTAA
- a CDS encoding glycoside hydrolase family 3 C-terminal domain-containing protein, with the protein MKKYILYLLLTLTVTPILAQQKKQIYPFQNQKLATEKRIDNLLSLMTLEEKVAVLSTNPSVPRLGVVGTGHVEGLHGLALGGPAKWGGKDKEQITTTIFPQAYGLGETWDAELLQKVANVEGYEARFALQKYHRGGLVIRAPNADIARDPRWGRTEESYGEDAFFNGTMTVAFVKGLQGNNPKYWQSVSLMKHFLANSNEDGRTYTSSDFDERLWREYYSVPFRMGVVEGGSRAYMASYNKVNGIPAMVHPMLKDITQKEWGQNGIICTDGGAFKLLLSDHKYYTDQYLGAAATVKSGINQFLDDYKEGVNGAIEKGYLTEKDIDAEIRGNFRVMLKLGMLDASDENPYAKIGTKQDTIDPWKTEAHKKIALEATQKSIVLLKNDSKFLPLQKEKLKKVAIIGLHADEVLLDWYSGTPPYVITPLQGIKNKLGANTEVLYAKNNADGKAAAIAKKADVVIVIVGNHPVCNAGWNDCPVPSEGKEAVDRQSLTLEQEDLIKIAYQANPKTVVALISSFPYAINWTQEHIPAIVHMTQNSQELGNALADVLFGDYNPAGRLTQTWVKDITDLADLLDYNIRNGRTYQYFKGKPLYAFGHGLSYTTFKYNSIETNLETISKNGEVKVTVSVTNSGDKDGDEVVQLYAKQLNSKVERPEKELKAFQRVFFKAGETKKVLLTVKAKDLEYWNVAKQQFELENNTIELQVGSASDTILLIKKFNVK; encoded by the coding sequence ATGAAAAAGTACATACTATATCTGTTGCTTACACTAACTGTTACGCCAATCTTGGCGCAACAGAAAAAGCAGATATATCCTTTTCAGAATCAAAAATTAGCTACCGAAAAACGAATAGACAATCTATTGTCATTAATGACTTTGGAAGAAAAAGTAGCCGTTTTAAGCACCAATCCTTCCGTTCCCAGATTGGGAGTTGTAGGTACAGGTCATGTCGAAGGCCTGCATGGATTGGCTCTAGGCGGTCCAGCCAAATGGGGAGGAAAAGATAAAGAGCAAATAACGACAACTATTTTCCCGCAAGCGTATGGTCTAGGAGAAACATGGGATGCCGAATTACTTCAAAAAGTGGCAAATGTAGAAGGCTATGAAGCCCGTTTTGCATTGCAAAAATACCACCGCGGAGGTTTGGTAATCCGAGCTCCAAATGCAGATATTGCCCGTGACCCGCGTTGGGGGCGCACAGAAGAAAGTTATGGAGAAGATGCTTTTTTTAATGGCACGATGACCGTTGCTTTTGTAAAAGGACTTCAGGGAAATAATCCAAAATATTGGCAGTCGGTTTCGTTAATGAAACACTTCTTAGCCAACAGCAACGAAGATGGAAGAACCTATACATCATCCGATTTTGATGAAAGACTTTGGAGAGAATATTATTCAGTTCCTTTCAGAATGGGAGTTGTCGAGGGAGGTTCACGCGCCTACATGGCTTCATACAATAAAGTAAACGGAATTCCAGCAATGGTGCATCCGATGCTGAAAGACATTACCCAAAAAGAGTGGGGACAAAACGGAATTATCTGTACTGATGGAGGCGCTTTCAAATTATTACTTTCAGACCATAAATATTATACAGACCAATATTTGGGCGCAGCTGCCACTGTAAAATCTGGGATTAACCAGTTTTTAGACGATTATAAAGAAGGAGTTAATGGCGCAATTGAAAAAGGCTATTTAACCGAAAAAGACATAGATGCTGAAATCCGTGGCAATTTTCGAGTAATGTTAAAATTGGGAATGCTCGATGCTTCTGATGAAAATCCGTATGCAAAAATCGGAACAAAACAAGACACAATTGATCCTTGGAAAACGGAAGCACATAAAAAAATCGCTTTAGAGGCAACTCAAAAATCAATTGTGTTGCTTAAAAATGATTCGAAATTCTTGCCTTTACAAAAAGAGAAATTAAAAAAAGTAGCCATAATTGGTCTTCATGCTGACGAAGTTTTATTGGATTGGTACAGCGGAACTCCACCTTATGTGATAACTCCATTACAAGGAATTAAAAACAAATTAGGCGCAAACACTGAAGTTTTATATGCTAAAAATAATGCGGATGGAAAAGCAGCCGCAATTGCTAAAAAGGCCGATGTAGTTATTGTTATAGTTGGGAATCATCCAGTTTGCAATGCGGGTTGGAATGATTGTCCAGTCCCAAGCGAAGGCAAAGAAGCTGTAGATCGTCAGTCATTAACATTGGAACAGGAAGATTTAATTAAAATTGCCTATCAGGCTAATCCTAAAACGGTGGTAGCACTCATCAGCAGTTTTCCGTATGCCATCAATTGGACACAAGAACATATTCCAGCGATTGTACACATGACTCAAAATAGTCAGGAATTAGGAAACGCTCTTGCCGATGTATTATTTGGAGATTACAACCCAGCGGGAAGATTGACACAGACTTGGGTAAAAGACATTACTGATTTGGCTGATTTATTGGATTACAACATTCGCAACGGAAGAACCTATCAGTATTTCAAGGGAAAACCTTTGTATGCTTTTGGTCATGGATTGAGTTACACAACTTTCAAATACAATTCAATTGAAACTAATTTAGAAACCATTTCAAAAAATGGAGAAGTAAAAGTTACGGTTTCAGTTACAAATTCGGGCGATAAAGATGGTGACGAAGTAGTTCAATTGTATGCTAAACAGTTAAATTCAAAAGTAGAACGTCCAGAAAAGGAATTGAAAGCATTTCAAAGAGTATTTTTTAAAGCTGGCGAAACGAAAAAGGTTTTATTAACTGTAAAAGCTAAAGATTTAGAATATTGGAATGTTGCCAAGCAACAATTTGAATTAGAAAATAATACAATTGAATTGCAAGTAGGATCAGCTTCGGATACAATTCTTTTGATCAAAAAATTCAATGTAAAATAA
- a CDS encoding glycoside hydrolase family 3 C-terminal domain-containing protein → MKNTIKYVAMAVSILAFADGQAQSAKSKKQQTTYVGKEITKEHDAEIAKLISQMTLEEKIGMLHGNSMFTSGGVKRLGIPELKMADGPLGVREEISRDNWSPAGLTNDFATYYPAGGALSATWNPEMGYTFGNSLGQEMRARDKDMLLSPAINIVRTPLGGRTYEYMSEDPFLNKKIAVPLIVGLQDNDVMACVKHFAANNQETNRDFVDVQIGERALREIYLPAFEASVKEAKAYSIMGAYNKFRGEYLCENDNMLNKILRDEWNFKGIVVSDWAAVHSTVKSLESGLDVEMGTPKKFNEFFLADKLIEAAKKGEITEAEIDKHVSRILHTLYQVKAMGSNKRAKGSIATEAHYQDAYKIASEAIVLLKNENNALPLQLNGIKSIAVIGNNATKVNALRGFGAGVKTKREVTPLDGLKNRLPASIKINYAEGYLERYDVKNKGNLGDITINGPVTIDQLDPAKLQEAIEAAKNSDVAIVFAGSNRDYETEASDRRDLHLPFGQEELIKKVLEVNPRTIVVFIAGAPFDIKEVSEKTNALVWSWFNGSEGGNALADVLLGKTNPSGKLPWTMPKNIMDSPAHATNSFPGDKVVEYKEGILVGYRWFDTKNVTPLYPFGYGLSYTTFAFSDAKSDKDSYGIGDTITVSVTVKNTGKTDGKEVVQLYTSKSDSKIERAAQELKGFQKVLVGAGKSATISIQVPVKELAYYNVETKSWTIEPGKYTLNIGNSSRDIKNKIDVNIQ, encoded by the coding sequence ATGAAAAATACAATCAAATACGTTGCAATGGCTGTATCTATACTTGCATTTGCTGATGGTCAAGCACAATCAGCTAAATCAAAAAAACAGCAAACCACTTATGTTGGTAAAGAGATAACAAAAGAGCATGATGCTGAGATTGCCAAGTTAATTTCGCAAATGACTCTTGAGGAAAAAATAGGAATGTTGCATGGTAATAGTATGTTTACTTCAGGCGGTGTAAAACGTTTAGGTATCCCTGAATTAAAAATGGCTGATGGTCCTCTTGGAGTTCGTGAAGAAATTTCCCGTGATAATTGGTCTCCGGCAGGTTTAACTAATGATTTTGCAACCTATTACCCAGCGGGCGGTGCATTATCAGCTACATGGAATCCTGAAATGGGGTATACTTTCGGGAATAGTTTAGGACAGGAAATGCGTGCCAGAGATAAAGATATGCTGCTTTCACCAGCTATTAATATTGTTCGTACACCTCTTGGAGGAAGAACGTATGAATACATGAGCGAAGACCCATTTTTGAATAAAAAAATAGCTGTGCCTTTAATTGTTGGGCTTCAAGACAATGATGTTATGGCGTGTGTAAAACACTTTGCGGCTAATAATCAGGAAACAAATCGTGATTTTGTAGATGTTCAAATTGGTGAACGTGCACTTCGTGAAATTTATTTACCTGCTTTTGAAGCATCTGTAAAGGAAGCCAAAGCGTATAGTATTATGGGAGCCTACAATAAGTTCAGGGGAGAATATTTATGTGAGAATGATAACATGCTTAACAAAATATTACGTGACGAATGGAATTTCAAAGGAATTGTAGTTTCGGATTGGGCTGCGGTACATTCTACTGTAAAATCTTTAGAAAGCGGATTGGATGTTGAAATGGGAACTCCAAAGAAGTTCAACGAGTTTTTCTTAGCTGATAAATTGATTGAAGCTGCTAAAAAAGGAGAGATCACAGAAGCTGAAATTGATAAACACGTGAGTCGCATTTTACATACTTTATATCAGGTAAAAGCAATGGGCAGTAATAAACGTGCGAAAGGAAGTATTGCAACCGAAGCACACTATCAGGACGCTTACAAAATTGCATCTGAAGCGATTGTGTTATTGAAAAATGAAAACAATGCATTGCCTTTACAATTAAATGGAATAAAATCTATTGCTGTAATTGGTAATAATGCTACTAAAGTTAATGCTTTACGTGGATTTGGAGCTGGTGTAAAAACGAAAAGAGAAGTTACACCTTTAGATGGTCTAAAAAATAGATTGCCGGCATCTATCAAAATTAATTATGCTGAAGGGTATTTAGAACGTTATGACGTTAAAAATAAAGGAAATTTAGGGGATATTACTATTAATGGACCTGTAACGATTGACCAATTAGATCCTGCGAAATTGCAAGAAGCAATAGAGGCTGCTAAAAATTCTGATGTTGCTATTGTTTTTGCTGGTTCGAATCGTGATTATGAAACAGAAGCATCTGATAGAAGAGATTTGCACTTGCCATTTGGTCAGGAAGAATTGATTAAAAAAGTATTGGAAGTTAACCCAAGAACTATTGTGGTATTTATTGCGGGAGCCCCTTTTGATATTAAAGAAGTAAGTGAAAAAACAAACGCTTTGGTATGGAGCTGGTTCAATGGATCTGAAGGAGGAAATGCTTTGGCAGATGTTTTATTAGGAAAAACAAATCCATCAGGAAAGTTACCATGGACAATGCCTAAAAATATTATGGATTCTCCAGCTCATGCTACGAATAGTTTTCCTGGTGATAAAGTTGTGGAGTACAAAGAAGGAATTTTGGTTGGTTACAGATGGTTTGATACTAAAAATGTAACTCCATTATATCCTTTCGGATATGGATTATCATACACGACTTTTGCTTTTAGTGATGCTAAATCTGATAAAGATTCTTATGGTATTGGTGATACAATCACTGTTTCAGTAACTGTTAAAAATACAGGAAAAACTGACGGTAAAGAAGTAGTACAATTATATACTTCAAAATCAGACTCAAAAATAGAACGTGCTGCCCAGGAACTAAAAGGATTTCAAAAGGTATTAGTTGGAGCTGGAAAATCAGCAACAATATCTATTCAAGTACCAGTTAAAGAATTGGCATATTACAACGTAGAAACTAAAAGCTGGACTATTGAGCCTGGAAAATATACTTTGAATATTGGAAATTCTTCTCGTGATATCAAAAACAAAATTGATGTTAACATACAATAA
- a CDS encoding glycoside hydrolase family 97 protein, whose amino-acid sequence MLKKIILPAFLMALTVVSTAQAQKSKSYELASPKGKNKIQFQLVDSAPKYAVTHGKTQVLTPSDMGFMLKNNDDFSKNFEVVEVKNSTFDETWEQVWGEKKKIRNHYNQMSVMLQQKNAEKRKLEIQFRAYDDGIAFRYVYPKQGTKDSIFIMDEKTTFNLKEDGKAWWIPAYKENRYEYLYTASPVSTLDTVHTPLTIESKGGLKLSFHEANLIDYASTTLVNTTGTQLKTDLVPWADGVKVRVKDTFTSSWRTLQIGENAGDLIDSYLILNLNEPNKMGNPSYVKPYKYFGIWWAMHIGKYTFWEGEKQGATTEHAKTYIDFTAKEGLHHLLIEGWNKGWTPAWYENKMHMFSFTQPADNFDLEKVVEYGKEKGVELIGYHETGSNLINYMKQIDEGFALYKKLGIHTVKIGHVGSKLNMKEWHHGQFGVNYFRYVLQKAAEYDLAVFYHEPIKDTGERRTYPNMLAREAARGQEYNAWSEGNPPSHVVILPFTRMLSGPMEYTPGVLDVEIKQGYPGKRIHGTTAQQLAMYVCFYSPIQMLADLPENYAVPSMQFLKDVPTDWADTKVLNAEIGEYLTTVRRDENSDDWYLGSMTNEKSRDLTVSLSFLDPKATYEAQIYADAKGTDETHNPESVAITKQTVKASDKLQLHLGGAGGTAIRFKKL is encoded by the coding sequence ATGTTAAAAAAAATCATACTTCCGGCATTTTTAATGGCACTGACTGTTGTTAGTACTGCGCAGGCACAAAAAAGTAAATCCTATGAGTTGGCCTCTCCAAAGGGGAAAAACAAAATTCAATTTCAGTTGGTTGACAGCGCACCAAAATACGCAGTTACTCATGGAAAAACGCAGGTGCTTACACCATCTGATATGGGTTTTATGCTGAAAAACAACGATGATTTCAGTAAAAATTTTGAAGTCGTTGAGGTAAAAAACAGCACTTTCGACGAAACTTGGGAACAAGTTTGGGGAGAAAAGAAAAAAATTAGAAATCACTACAATCAAATGTCAGTGATGTTGCAACAAAAGAACGCAGAAAAACGCAAACTGGAAATTCAATTCCGTGCTTATGATGATGGAATTGCTTTCAGATACGTATATCCAAAGCAAGGAACGAAAGACAGTATCTTCATTATGGATGAAAAAACAACTTTCAATCTAAAAGAAGACGGAAAAGCATGGTGGATTCCTGCTTACAAAGAAAACCGTTACGAATATTTATATACAGCTTCACCAGTTAGTACTTTAGATACCGTTCATACGCCATTAACAATCGAAAGCAAAGGTGGATTGAAATTAAGTTTTCACGAAGCAAACCTTATTGATTATGCCAGTACAACATTAGTAAATACTACTGGAACTCAATTAAAAACAGATTTAGTGCCGTGGGCTGATGGTGTAAAAGTTAGAGTAAAAGATACTTTTACTTCTTCTTGGAGAACACTTCAAATTGGAGAAAATGCAGGAGATTTAATTGATTCGTACTTGATTTTAAATCTAAACGAACCAAATAAAATGGGTAATCCATCTTATGTAAAACCATATAAGTACTTTGGAATTTGGTGGGCAATGCACATCGGGAAATATACTTTTTGGGAAGGCGAAAAACAAGGAGCTACTACGGAACATGCTAAAACATATATCGATTTTACAGCCAAAGAAGGTTTACATCATTTATTGATTGAAGGCTGGAACAAAGGTTGGACACCCGCTTGGTATGAAAATAAAATGCACATGTTCAGTTTTACTCAACCTGCTGATAATTTTGACTTGGAAAAAGTGGTTGAATATGGAAAAGAAAAAGGTGTAGAACTTATCGGATACCACGAAACGGGTTCAAACTTAATCAACTATATGAAACAGATTGATGAAGGTTTTGCACTTTATAAAAAATTAGGAATTCACACGGTAAAAATCGGTCACGTAGGTTCAAAACTAAACATGAAAGAATGGCACCATGGACAATTTGGTGTAAATTATTTTAGATATGTTTTGCAAAAAGCAGCCGAATATGATTTAGCCGTTTTCTATCACGAACCAATAAAAGACACCGGAGAACGCAGAACCTATCCAAATATGTTGGCTAGAGAAGCGGCTCGTGGTCAGGAGTACAATGCTTGGAGTGAAGGAAATCCGCCAAGTCACGTAGTAATTTTACCTTTCACTAGAATGTTGTCTGGACCAATGGAATACACTCCTGGAGTTTTGGATGTTGAAATCAAACAAGGGTATCCTGGAAAAAGAATACACGGAACAACAGCGCAACAATTAGCAATGTATGTTTGTTTTTATTCGCCAATTCAAATGTTGGCTGATTTGCCTGAAAACTATGCAGTACCTTCTATGCAATTTCTAAAAGATGTTCCAACGGATTGGGCAGATACTAAAGTTTTGAATGCTGAAATTGGAGAATACCTAACAACCGTTCGTAGAGACGAAAACAGTGACGATTGGTATTTGGGAAGTATGACCAACGAAAAAAGCAGAGATCTAACAGTTTCATTGTCTTTCTTAGATCCAAAAGCGACGTACGAAGCTCAGATTTATGCTGATGCAAAAGGAACAGACGAAACTCACAATCCAGAAAGTGTTGCAATTACGAAACAAACCGTAAAAGCTTCAGATAAACTGCAATTACACTTAGGAGGAGCAGGAGGAACCGCCATCCGTTTCAAAAAGCTATAA